One stretch of Brettanomyces nanus chromosome 4, complete sequence DNA includes these proteins:
- a CDS encoding uncharacterized protein (EggNog:ENOG41), translated as MKSIEEDAPPQDPEDLIFYLPIDQTLVQRELVEIMVKLHRPSILKILGKLKVESGAPLYPVEGSFVDDSVMLEAFVSNVKQIGNHPTLLVNHFIPKNLLLLDTKENIINSSLKYVKLDELLNRLTERKQPKTIIISVSNGKELDLVESILIGKNGMQYYRFSGASIYYKNHGSFDFSKKTHVSDNEDSETIDSHDDNFESKSSTPSSHSFGKSRKRKVRGSYEKDKSAHIRGGHRGNGRGGNNSNGKHKASDDYTPRISKNSPLYQKIQAEKHNSKLSVYLILSNQLKYLTQFEELKSDLIITLDSNLKQVTPKKLQVPILKLIITNSLEYFDQQLQREVPTLRASPEIYNKFLAYLTVAYRSTVNTSDNNSPVGENLIDWMMDVRHRPFPDDLRIPRFPVASLRIEDLASQCEESMENIQFEKPYDVKKYKFYDIGLNSEHKEQNGHKKPKLEELEVPAVMSYRKYQILLAQMVYERCKELGNAITKKKESLAVIHTDDSKRQFTMESNNAEIGIMYKKLRSDKTSNESMSKQLDRLTGDLSKLKGILEQLQNRTSEYEKKAQSGTSDEDVKLKENALNDLNEQLEGLRVGLKKNNNTDEALRAQYQSKSSEAARLSTESGLLDKKIEGLNKESGGLFKRLEERQVDYEIEDMQRKVDDLNRDNNFLESYIDHLDVALKKRQRSGPQSLRKTSRSGTPL; from the coding sequence ATGAAATCCATAGAAGAGGATGCTCCACCACAAGATCCAGAGGATCTTATATTTTATCTTCCCATAGATCAGACGCTGGTTCAGAGGGAACTAGTGGAGATAATGGTGAAATTGCACAGACCAAGCATTCTCAAAATTCTTGGTAAACTAAAGGTAGAATCTGGTGCCCCGCTATATCCGGTGGAAGGCTCgtttgttgatgatagtGTGATGCTGGAAGCATTTGTATCAAATGTGAAACAGATTGGTAATCATCCAACGTTGTTAGTCAATCATTTCATTCCCAAAAACCTGTTGCTTCTCGATACGAAGGAAAATATTATTAATTCCTCTTTGAAATATGTGAAACTCGATGAACTATTGAACAGATtaacagaaagaaagcagcCCAAGACGATCATTATCAGTGTCTCTAATGGTAAGGAGTTGGATCTTGTGGAGTCCATCCTTATCGGTAAGAATGGCATGCAATACTACCGTTTCAGTGGTGCTTCCATCTATTATAAGAATCATGGATCATTTGATTTTTCTAAAAAAACCCATGTTTCAGACAATGAGGATTCGGAAACCATCGACTCTCATGATGACAACTTTGaatccaaatcttccaCTCCGTCTTCTCATTCCTTTGGAAAGtcaagaaaaaggaaggtGAGAGGTTCGTATGAAAAGGACAAGTCTGCTCATATTCGGGGGGGTCACCGTGGAAATGGTCGAGGTGGTAATAATAGTAATGGTAAGCATAAAGCCAGCGATGATTACACGCCCAGAATCTCGAAGAATAGTCCGCTGTACCAGAAGATTCAGGCCGAAAAGCATAACTCAAAGCTCAGTGTATACTTGATTCTCTCCAATCAGTTGAAGTACCTTACacaatttgaagagttgaaaagcGATTTGATCATTACCTTAGATTCAAATCTGAAGCAGGTCACTCCTAAGAAGTTGCAAGTGCCCatcttgaagttgattatTACCAATTCTTTGGAATATTTTGACCAGCAATTACAGCGGGAAGTACCCACATTACGGGCAAGCCCGGAAATTTACAACAAATTCCTTGCGTATTTGACGGTGGCTTATAGATCGACTGTGAATACCAGTGATAACAACTCTCCTGTAGGTGAGAACCTTATCGATTGGATGATGGATGTGAGACATAGGCCATTTCCCGATGATTTGAGAATACCCAGATTTCCAGTAGCAAGTCTCAGAATTGAGGATTTAGCAAGTCAATGTGAGGAGTCTATGGAGAACattcaatttgaaaagcCCTACGATGTGAAGAAGTACAAATTTTACGATATTGGCTTGAATTCAGAGCACAAAGAACAAAATGGTCATAAAAAGCCGAAATTGGAGGAGCTCGAAGTTCCTGCTGTAATGTCATACAGAAAATATCAGATTTTACTAGCTCAAATGGTTTACGAAAGATGCAAAGAGTTGGGAAACGCCATTacgaaaaagaaggagagttTGGCTGTGATTCATACGGACGATTCAAAAAGGCAGTTTACGATGGAGTCAAACAATGCTGAAATTGGAATAATGTACAAGAAGTTACGAAGCGACAAGACAAGTAACGAGTCGATGAGTAAACAGTTAGATAGGTTGACTGGGGACCTTTCCAAGTTAAAGGGAATACTTGAACAATTGCAGAATCGTACGTCTGAGTATGAAAAAAAGGCACAGTCTGGAACatctgatgaagatgttaaACTCAAAGAGAATGCATTAAATGACTTAAATGAGCAACTTGAAGGATTAAGGGTTGGgttgaaaaagaataataatACGGATGAAGCTCTCAGAGCACAATATCAGAGTAAATCATCTGAAGCTGCAAGGCTGTCAACGGAATCTGGCCTATTAGACAAGAAAATCGAGGGTCTTAATAAGGAATCAGGAGGATTGTTTAAGCGACTCGAAGAGAGGCAGGTCGATTACGAGATTGAAGACATGCAAAGAAAAGTGGATGATCTCAACAGAGACAATAATTTTCTGGAGTCTTATATCGATCATCTTGATGTCGCCCTGAAGAAGCGACAGAGGTCCGGTCCTCAGAGTCTCCGTAAAACTAGCAGAAGTGGTACGCCACTCTga
- a CDS encoding uncharacterized protein (EggNog:ENOG41~BUSCO:EOG09341F0C), with translation MSKQKTREDDLVNMSGLFSDLPTFLREPYPNVKFNSAFPPFTTKVHVRGVMERAGFDVYKPQNDSRHHEHDDKYTKIGRNRLVSESGLMSPGPLFGKKGPTNYSDPSLRRSGENQRSFTTPTIGRGFNSNPNLRRMNDSPHSVNSGSSKVESRSGPDTPKSSSRTTMLRGANASSMLHNQRVVPDVQRGGPQPPRVPVENAKSISLKNQKTFENKSGSSASIHLPMSSSDQLDSHFEFPYKPSVHPTSSNLPIPQAHMAALLERSKQQQKLNQHQEPHESHERLHSDGRVERNERPVSRESVSSFMFQSPRMAIKEIDLSSGEEENFKDSREDRSRKLISPFDDDDDDDDDDDDDDDDDDEGKRKREVSHHHNGSENDSSIDAFDAQFEESKSNHESHLNHQRDDSVDQLLAIRKQMASPQTGENSEAFQIPDIQVGDEDERPSALQAVASASLYANAGIKRLSTMQTNDLKIYNLPEDDTDSIDEGKNSDLDHFDMSTIQEITEIDDYHADGSAPTSTSETSPLNDFDVPGLRKMRVNPLESPTQIQNRSAEDLIDPSDRNLHTHSISHSSVNSGNPVAKDIFNTTDSSEDSYKNDINRRSTSTKSSDNSDADGNRTGPLDLAHPKKATSEEFHKSENENAKDQDNEVKYPPGQGPCRRCHKHILPGQKSIWSKDNQLSGQWHRRCFSCYACSRKFSKGQSCYVYNDRPYCETHFHELNGSLCRICGKGVEGECLQNEVNEVFHMDCLKCAYCGVPIRTDYFIYNDKVMCKNDADEQLKLIREGNNGQESDKVVKRRTRMMYV, from the coding sequence ATGTCCAAACAAAAAACCAGAGAAGACGACCTTGTGAATATGTCAGGGCTTTTTTCGGATCTTCCAACGTTTCTGAGAGAGCCATACCCAAATGTCAAATTTAACTCAGCCTTTCCTCCGTTCACCACAAAGGTGCATGTTCGTGGCGTGATGGAAAGAGCCGGTTTTGACGTGTATAAGCCACAAAATGATTCACGTCATCACGAACATGATGATAAGTATACCAAGATAGGGAGAAACAGACTGGTATCTGAGAGTGGTTTGATGTCTCCTGGCCCTTTGTTCGGCAAGAAGGGGCCTACCAACTATTCGGATCCGTCTCTTCGTCGTTCTGGGGAGAATCAGCGAAGCTTCACCACACCTACAATTGGACGAGGTTTCAACAGCAATCCAAACTTACGACGGATGAACGATTCGCCTCACTCTGTCAACTCTGGTTCGTCAAAAGTAGAATCTCGCTCTGGTCCCGATACTCCCAAGAGTTCTTCTCGTACTACTATGTTGCGAGGAGCAAATGCTTCGTCCATGCTTCATAATCAGCGAGTGGTACCAGATGTCCAACGAGGAGGACCTCAGCCACCACGGGTTCCTGTGGAAAACGCGAAATCTATCTCCCTGAAAAATCAGAAAACCTTTGAAAACAAATCTggttcttctgcttctatACATCTCCCTATGTCATCAAGTGATCAGCTGGACTCGCATTTTGAGTTTCCTTACAAACCTTCAgttcatccaacttcttcgaACCTTCCCATTCCACAGGCACATATGGCCGCGTTGCTTGAACGTTCCaaacaacaacagaagCTGAATCAGCATCAAGAACCGCATGAATCGCACGAAAGATTGCATTCCGACGGCAGAgtggaaagaaatgaaaggCCTGTCTCTCGTGAGTCTGTTTCCTCTTTTATGTTTCAGTCTCCAAGAATGGCTATCAAGGAAATcgatctttcttctggagaagaagagaatttTAAGGATTCTAGGGAGGATAGATCAAGAAAGCTGATAAGCCCGttcgatgatgatgatgatgatgatgatgatgatgacgacgacgacgatgatgatgatgaggggaaaagaaagagggAGGTCAGTCACCATCATAACGGTAGTGAGAATGATTCGTCTATAGACGCCTTTGATGCCCAGTTCGAAGAATCAAAATCCAATCACGAATCACATTTGAATCATCAGCGTGATGATTCTGTCGATCAATTACTGGCCATAAGGAAACAGATGGCTTCCCCCCAAACCGGAGAGAACTCAGAAGCATTTCAGATCCCAGATATTCAAGTcggagatgaagatgaaaggCCCTCGGCTTTACAAGCGGTTGCCTCAGCATCTTTATACGCCAACGCTGGCATCAAAAGATTAAGCACAATGCAGACCAACGATCTGAAGATCTACAATCttcctgaagatgatactGACAGTATAGATGAAGGGAAGAATAGTGATTTGGATCATTTCGATATGAGTACGATCCAAGAAATAACGGAGATTGACGATTATCATGCTGATGGGTCAGCTCCCACATCTACTTCTGAGACATCGCCTCTGAATGATTTTGATGTTCCCGGCCTTAGGAAGATGAGAGTCAATCCTTTGGAGTCTCCCACTCAAATTCAGAATAGGAGTGCAGAAGACCTGATTGATCCCTCGGATAGGAATTTGCATACACACTCGATTTCACATTCATCAGTGAACTCAGGAAACCCTGTTGCCAAAGACATTTTCAACACGACTGATAGCAGTGAAGATTCTTACAAGAACGACATTAACAGACGATCAACTTCTACGAAGTCGAGTGATAATAGTGATGCAGATGGCAACAGAACGGGACCTCTAGATCTTGCTCATCCTAAAAAAGCAACCTCCGAGGAATTTCATAAGAGTGAGAATGAAAATGCGAAAGATCAGGACAATGAAGTGAAATATCCTCCAGGCCAGGGTCCTTGTAGAAGGTGCCACAAACATATTTTGCCTGGACAGAAGTCGATATGGTCCAAGGATAACCAGCTGTCGGGGCAATGGCATCGTCGCTGTTTTTCTTGCTACGCCTGCTCGAGAAAGTTTTCCAAAGGTCAGTCTTGTTATGTTTACAACGACAGACCTTATTGCGAAACCCATTTCCATGAGCTCAATGGTTCTCTTTGTAGAATTTGTGGCAAGGgtgttgaaggagaatgCCTACAGAATGAGGTCAATGAGGTGTTCCATATGGATTGTTTGAAGTGTGCTTATTGCGGAGTGCCCATCAGAACTGATTATTTTATCTACAACGATAAGGTTATGTGTAAAAATGACGCCGACGAGCaattgaagttgatccGTGAGGGTAACAACGGTCAGGAGTCTGACAAAGTTGTGAAAAGACGGACGAGAATGATGTACGTTTAG
- a CDS encoding uncharacterized protein (EggNog:ENOG41), translating into MAEFSSTWNAWGWKGWMASFMMVVLISFPPLTGFNICSIFIGMVYGLKGWPLLASATVVGSACAFAPFKYVLRKRAIQLMNYSENLKLFMDVFNDEDSSYWENLLVLVLLRMSPLPYSLSNGAIAAIPGISVSNFALATAITTPKLLLQLLVGIQLKGLNDNKTTGLSKVLNFLGVILASGSFTAVTFIIFSKMKARIQKKNRIPDDSLDALVFESDSAVRMEL; encoded by the coding sequence ATGGCTGAATTCTCGTCTACCTGGAATGCTTGGGGCTGGAAGGGATGGATGGCATCGTTCATGATGGTTGTTCTTATTAGTTTTCCTCCTCTTACCGGGTTTAATATCTGTTCTATCTTTATTGGCATGGTTTATGGATTGAAAGGTTGGCCGCTCTTAGCCAGTGCTACTGTTGTTGGTTCTGCATGTGCCTTTGCTCCCTTTAAATACGTGCTAAGGAAAAGAGCTATTCAGCTAATGAATTACAGcgagaacttgaagttgttTATGGATGTCTTTAATGACGAGGATTCCTCCTACTGGGAAAATCTACTTGTTTTGGTCCTACTTAGGATGTCCCCACTACCTTATTCGCTTTCTAACGGTGCGATTGCAGCCATTCCTGGAATATCAGTATCTAATTTTGCATTGGCGACTGCCATAACCACCCCTAAACTACTCCTTCAACTTTTAGTTGGCATTCAGCTCAAAGGGTTGAACGATAACAAAACTACGGGGCTTAGTAAGGTATTGAATTTCTTGGGGGTTATTCTAGCATCCGGTTCATTCACTGCTGTCACCTTCATaatcttctccaagatgAAGGCCCGTatacaaaagaaaaatagaatcCCTGATGATTCCTTGGATGCTTTAGTCTTTGAATCGGACTCTGCTGTACGGATGGAATTGTAA
- a CDS encoding uncharacterized protein (CAZy:GT71) — MTNENAEIKNLYFNDNPKMVVTPELVINLLEDESNKFHSEHRAKFEQQLTANMLTQPRPLDFTYTDRHVDFREFMSQFVDLLNKNRLLFPHPERETTSDGKPVIWDTLFLDKPFDVLSQSQLYEMMHFDPASIEDLKLKHRIVTGSLPLVKPTELYHSNGYVMIGGGMYTWYAFLAIQALRKTGARLPLELIIPKQEDREGWLCDELLPVKYNVKCVTFDSIFGPELLKKMGELKGYQFKSFALLGSSFRNVMYLDSDNFAVKNPDYLFESDLYKRYKMITWPDFWRRTSSPSLYSVLGIKVGSLPVRRLNDMFTSPEAYYTKDDLVAVEERVNYHDRSGTLMDWSTESGQFLFDKEAHFNTLLLSLYYNYDGPAGYHPLLSQGGAGEGDKETYVLAAHFLKKVHYQVYRKPDKLYGSFIKDSNWYVDSTIVQMDPVVDYNNLKQIILKNQQQRQHKDSRVYSYDYTYGSFATSGNFKSVPMFYHIHAPKINPFEYVEKDLFTNMEDEPIRNFGNDYPKIGYDLELMIWQTIIKSLCEDQQQFKCFEGLDIGQICNNSVVDERVDWLNRTGRAALDGYLEQTFLGPTELNEEENTKLDDMIYGKFRDSLNYTMTRLPNGKINN, encoded by the exons ATGAC TAACGAGAATGCTGAGATCAAGAATCTCTACTTCAATGATAATCCGAAAATGGTCGTGACCCCTGAACTAGTTATTAACTTgcttgaagatgagagtAATAAATTTCATAGTGAGCACAGGGCTAAGTTCGAACAGCAGTTGACGGCAAACATGTTAACTCAACCACGTCCGCTTGATTTCACTTATACAGATCGACACGTGGACTTCAGAGAGTTCATGTCTCAATTTGTGGATTTGTTGAACAAAAATAGGCTTTTATTTCCGCAcccagaaagagaaactACCTCTGACGGCAAGCCGGTGATATGGGATACACTCTTTCTAGATAAGCCGTTTGATGTGCTTTCCCAGAGCCAGCTTTATGAAATGATGCATTTTGACCCTGCATCAATAGAGGATCTAAAACTGAAACATAGAATAGTTACAGGAAGTCTTCCTTTGGTAAAACCAACTGAGCTTTACCATAGTAATGGCTATGTGATgattggtggtggtatGTACACCTGGTATGCGTTTTTGGCGATTCAGGCGTTGAGAAAGACGGGAGCAAGGCTTCCCTTGGAGTTAATTATTCCTAAACAAGAAGATCGGGAAGGTTGGCTATGCGACGAGTTGCTTCCCGTGAAGTATAATGTTAAATGTGTTACTTTTGACAGTATATTTGGTCCTGaattattgaagaaaatgggCGAATTAAAGGGTTATCAGTTCAAGTCATTTGCATTGCTTGGCTCATCGTTTCGGAATGTCATGTATCTTGATTCCGACAATTTCGCTGTCAAGAACCCTGACTATCTCTTTGAATCTGATCTTTACAAACGCTATAAAATGATCACTTGGCCAGACTTCTGGCGAAGAACCTCGTCTCCGTCATTATATTCTGTTTTGGGAATAAAGGTTGGTTCTCTTCCGGTACGGAGACTCAATGATATGTTTACCTCACCAGAGGCCTATTATACAAAGGACGATTTGGTCGCAGTAGAGGAGAGAGTCAATTATCATGACAGAAGTGGAACGCTGATGGACTGGTCGACCGAATCtggtcaatttcttttcgaCAAAGAAGCTCATTTTAACACTTTACTACTTTCCCTCTATTATAATTACGATGGACCTGCCGGATATCATCCTCTCCTTTCTCAGGGTGGTGCTGGGGAAGGTGATAAGGAAACTTATGTTTTGGCAGcccattttttgaagaaggtacACTATCAGGTTTACAGGAAGCCAGATAAATTATATGGCTCATTCATCAAAGACAGTAACTGGTATGTGGATTCTACAATAGTACAAATGGATCCTGTGGTTGATTACAACAATTTGAAGCAAATTATCCTGAAAAaccagcagcagcggcagcacAAGGATAGCCGTGTATATAGTTACGATTATACTTACGGAAGTTTCGCTACTAGCGGAAATTTCAAGTCGGTGCCGATGTTTTATCATATTCATGCGCCGAAAATCAATCCGTTTGAATACGTGGAAAAGGACCTCTTCACAAATATGGAAGATGAGCCCATTAGAAATTTTGGTAACGATTATCCGAAAATTGGGTATGATTTGGAATTGATGATTTGGCAGACAATTATCAAAAGTCTTTGTGAGGACCAACAGCAGTTCAAATGTTTCGAAGGTCTGGACATCGGACAGATATGCAACAACTCTGTAGTTGATGAGAGAGTTGATTGGCTAAATAGAACGGGACGGGCAGCTCTCGATGGGTATCTGGAGCAGACATTCCTGGGGCCTACAGAATtgaacgaagaagagaatacGAAACTGGATGACATGATATACGGTAAGTTTAGGGATTCCTTAAATTATACCATGACTCGACTACCTAATGGGAAAATTAATAACTAG
- a CDS encoding uncharacterized protein (BUSCO:EOG09343VUN~EggNog:ENOG41), with protein sequence MADVPPFKNCYRLRHVAEADSKSCIICYKPSPTVLITLNGKDWFYVCSSHLTDKNFCLVIYQDDEGSVKDSELIDLKAEETILMRRLKHLESLQESKNSQFSKIKGYLWGKKKEKEEKDAENIDDDLKPSDVKAPEDAKNLTLDQIMKKIRSLRTGEIAEMKEKLESFDKAYKKFKLDTVFYRNRLLSDYRKQKQSKIQKSLQEGTLFPSVDNLPELSKKE encoded by the coding sequence ATGGCTGATGTGCCTCCATTCAAAAATTGCTACAGGCTTCGACATGTTGCAGAAGCAGACTCTAAGTCATGCATAATATGCTACAAACCCTCACCTACGGTGCTTATCACCCTGAACGGTAAGGATTGGTTCTATGTGTGCAGTTCGCACTTGACTGACAAGAACTTCTGTTTAGTAATATATCAAGACGACGAAGGAAGCGTGAAGGATTCGGAACTGATAGATTTAAAAGCAGAGGAGACGATACTTATGAGGCGGTTGAAGCATTTGGAGAGCCTTCAGGAATCCAAGAACAGCCAGTTCAGTAAGATCAAGGGATATTTATggggaaagaagaaggagaaagaagagaaagatgcagaaaaCATCGACGACGACCTCAAGCCGTCCGACGTGAAAGCACCAGAAGATGCCAAAAATTTAACCCTTGATcaaataatgaagaagattcgATCCCTTCGAACTGGAGAGATCgcagaaatgaaagagaagctaGAATCATTTGATAAGGCATACAAAAAGTTTAAGTTGGATACTGTCTTCTACCGAAATCGTCTTCTTTCCGACTATAGgaagcagaaacagagCAAAATCCAAAAGAGCTTACAAGAGGGAACATTATTCCCGTCGGTGGATAACCTCCCGGAGCTTTCGAAAAAAGAATAG
- a CDS encoding uncharacterized protein (EggNog:ENOG41) encodes MPIFRKSSRSSSSLASSSTGNTCYGSDEAADRVGSDTDRRVSTSHKRFKPRVEVIAIKDYKKAAKTLQIAFKDDLYVCYLTSGITDSRLKEQLDLALFEATVYSTLLSGMVVAVRDVEGEKVDADAPFLAVACFDKPRPREDHSSKSLLGSLWSMYKGGYLKFIWMANKETRQRVLEEQSSMLEEFRYEALGDEFASSWYMSDIGAIPKGRGKGLARALVDYVCQHFIDTYRPPSPDGDDLDEELNNLETEAAAAVGGGGAGSNLFQASEDSQLNSEIESFKFGFDLDSDNFTDYSGYSSASDSDSSSAHSSWYYKEEEDILAQYDNRKNKGLQIGAPLYLESSHPRNKKIYQKLGFTYLKTVDIAQVTDKNGYLKTLTMDLMVRGVKGARWVKKAERQLINTT; translated from the coding sequence ATGCCAATTTTTAGAAAATCTAGCAgaagctcttcttctctagcttcttcttctactgGTAATACGTGCTATGGTAGTGATGAAGCTGCTGATCGTGTTGGCAGTGATACTGATCGCCGAGTTTCCACATCACACAAAAGGTTCAAACCTCGCGTGGAGGTTATCGCTATAAAAGACTATAAGAAGGCTGCTAAAACTCTACAGATCGCTTTTAAAGATGATCTTTATGTTTGCTATCTTACTTCCGGTATTACCGATTCAAGACTGAAGGAGCAATTGGATCTTGCTCTCTTTGAAGCCACGGTTTATTCAACACTTTTGTCCGGAATGGTGGTTGCAGTCCGTGACgtagaaggagaaaaagtGGATGCAGATGCACCTTTTCTAGCGGTAGCCTGCTTTGATAAACCACGACCTAGGGAAGACCACTCGTCGAAGTCATTACTTGGTTCGCTTTGGTCCATGTATAAAGGAGGATACTTGAAGTTCATCTGGATGGCAAACAAAGAGACGAGACAAAGAGTGTTGGAGGAGCAATCTTCAATGCTTGAAGAGTTTCGATATGAGGCTTTAGGTGACGaatttgcttcttcttggtacATGTCTGACATTGGCGCTATACCTAAAGGTAGGGGTAAAGGATTGGCGCGTGCTTTGGTTGATTACGTATGCCAGCACTTTATTGATACCTACAGACCACCGTCTCCAGATGGGGATGATCTTGACGAAGAGTTAAACAATTTGGAGACAgaggctgctgctgctgtcGGTGGTGGTGGGGCAGGCTCAAATCTGTTCCAAGCCAGTGAAGACTCACAATTAAATTCAGAAATCGAAAGTTTCAAATTTGGATTCGACTTGGACTCGGACAATTTTACAGATTACTCGGGATATTCAAGCGCTTCCGACTCcgactcttcttcagcacACTCCTCTTGGTATTAcaaggaggaggaggatatTTTAGCACAATATGACAATAGAAAGAATAAGGGATTACAGATAGGAGCACCACTCTATCTCGAAAGCTCTCATCCtagaaacaagaagatATATCAGAAATTGGGATTCACCTACCTAAAAACTGTCGACATCGCTCAGGTCACCGATAAAAATGGCTATCTAAAGACTCTGACTATGGATTTGATGGTTCGTGGTGTTAAAGGCGCTCGTTGGGTTAAAAAGGCAGAACGTCAGTTAATAAATACAACATAA
- a CDS encoding uncharacterized protein (EggNog:ENOG41), with protein MRFAILGPPRSSKSSILSIVSNDKSIENYYPTLQNSPTLIQFQPKSAIARALVDVNVTLSDLEQANISENPEYQLTTRILESVADASGLVSAGDDMANRSTHSILKKTLNFYDLDYTRPNYFSTEMISNLSPVSSPIASYSIDSGSGMARPYFSSVMDGGHMDGSPTSSSSTSYIAPVCTPILMEVIDTPGVQSNDLIPFLEKGLDSRLASDVLRNLLNEASTGSRSRVKPLITGSGMSELNAAMDGYLLCYSCIPETAEEVSPPSYDDATSSRVKSTSSKLPSNGCEPIEILKALYTAIMEAWKQYTTFRMGWQEGEEFDVYSLNYSFKHLWRKRATSKDLSDKAITQKAKEMMPPILIAVTHVDHALASPVLIEEGRKLAELWGCGFIKVSCEYENWRNVEEAFSFLVRDRLEDLKLKKSHRKAA; from the coding sequence ATGAGGTTTGCAATATTAGGTCCTCCAAGATCTTCTAAATCCTCTATTCTTTCCATTGTTAGTAATGATAAGTCCATAGAAAACTACTACCCCACGCTTCAGAACTCACCCACATTGATTCAATTTCAGCCCAAGAGCGCCATAGCACGAGCTTTAGTGGACGTTAATGTTACTTTGAGTGACTTAGAACAAGCTAATATCAGTGAAAACCCGGAATATCAACTCACTACACGAATTTTGGAATCCGTTGCAGATGCCTCGGGCTTGGTGTCAGCTGGCGATGACATGGCAAACAGGTCGACACATTCGATTCTaaagaagactttgaatTTCTACGATTTAGATTACACGCGACCAAACTATTTTAGTACTGAGATGATTTCCAACTTGAGTCCCGTGAGTTCTCCCATTGCGTCGTATAGCATCGATTCCGGAAGTGGTATGGCAAGGCCATATTTCTCCTCTGTAATGGATGGCGGCCACATGGATGGTTCGCCAACTTCGAGCTCGAGTACTTCATATATAGCTCCCGTCTGTACTCCCATATTGATGGAGGTCATAGACACTCCAGGCGTCCAGAGTAACGATTTAATACCCTTTCTAGAGAAGGGATTGGACTCCAGATTGGCGAGTGATGTACTTAGAAACTTGCTCAACGAGGCCAGTACCGGAAGTAGGTCTCGAGTGAAACCATTAATTACCGGTTCCGGTATGAGCGAACTGAATGCTGCCATGGATGGctatcttctttgttaTAGCTGCATTCCAGAGACTGCAGAGGAAGTATCTCCACCGTCGTACGACGATGCTACTTCGTCAAGGGTCAAGTCTACAAGTTCAAAGTTACCATCTAACGGTTGTGAACCAATAGAAATATTGAAAGCCCTTTATACAGCAATCATGGAGGCCTGGAAACAATACACAACGTTTCGCATGGGATGGcaggaaggagaagagttTGACGTTTATTCACTGAATTATTCATTCAAGCATCTCTGGAGGAAAAGAGCCACTTCGAAAGATCTATCTGATAAGGCGATTACTCAGAAGGCCAAGGAGATGATGCCACCTATTCTTATTGCCGTTACACATGTAGATCACGCGTTGGCATCTCCGGTACTTATAGAAGAAGGTAGAAAGTTGGCCGAGTTATGGGGCTGCGGATTCATTAAAGTCAGCTGCGAATACGAAAATTGGCGcaatgttgaagaagccttttcctttttggtTAGAGACAGACTAGAGGACCTTAAACTGAAGAAATCGCATCGCAAAGCTGCTTGA